The nucleotide sequence TTTCTTTCTTTAACTTTTTCAAAATCAGGATATACAAGAGCTAAAAGGTGATTATTATGCTCTACAACAGCAATATCTGTAATAAGGTCAGTTCCTTTTGAAATTTCATTTTCTATATCAGCAGGATTTATATTTTTACCATTTGAAAGAACTATCATTTCTTTTTTTCTTCCTACAATGGAAATATATCCATCTTCTATTTTACCAAGATCTCCTGTATGAAACCATCCTTTGTGGTCAATGACTTCTTCTGTTGCATCAGGTCTTTTATAATAACCTTTCATAACATTTCTTCCCTTGACAATAATTTCTCCGTCATCAGCAAGTTTTGCACTTACTCCAGGAATAGTAGTTCCTACTGTTCCTATGTGAATATCATCAGGTCTATTGAATGCTATTATAGGAGATGTTTCAGTAAGCCCATATCCTTCAAGAACTTTTATTCCTAAAATTTTAAAATCTTCTAAAATATTAGGTTCAATTTTAGCTCCTCCAGAAACTAAAAATCTTATATTTCCTCCAAGTCCTTCATGAACTTTTTTAAATATAATTTTACTTAGTGTTTGGCTTTTAATTTTTTTGCATATATTAAACATTTTTAAAGCCATTCCATTGGCTTTTATTTTTCCCATAATTCCTTTATGAATCATTTCCCATAATCTTGGAACTCCTACAACTATTGTTATTTTATATGTTTTTAGGGCATTTTGAATAGCTTGTGCAGAAAGTTCATCATTTATAACAATAAGAGTTCCTATGTGAATAGCCATCAAAAGATTTATTGATAAAGGAAGTACATGATGATAAGGAAGCAGAGCAAGAACTCTGTCCTGAGGAGTTGCAAGCTTAATTTCTGTAATTGCATCAACATTAGACATTAAATTGTCAAATGTAAGAACAACACCTTTAGGTTTTCCAGTAGTTCCTGATGTATAAAGAAGAACTCCTGTATCTTCTGTATCAGGGGAATAAATTACATATTCGTCAACTTTAAAATTCTCAGGAACAGAGAGAACATCAACATTAATTATTTCTATCTCTTTTCCTGAAAGCTTTACAGCTTCTTCTGCAGTGTGTAGGTTTTTCTCAGATGTAAATATATATTTTGGATCTGCATCTGAAAGAATATATTCTAATTCTTCAGCTGTATATCCAGCATCAATATTCACAGGTATACCTTTACTGTTCCAAATTCCGAAAAAACTGCATATAAATTCAGGCCTATTTTCCATAAAAATAACAGCTTTATCTTCATTTTTTTTCATTATTAATAAAGAAGAAAAATATTTAGACATTTTAATAATATCTTTATATGTATATTTTTTATCTTTATAGATAACAGCCTCTTTGTTGAAATCTGTTACAAATTTCATTATAAAATCCTCCTTCTTAGAGATTATCAATTATCTCTTCTAACTCTTTTTTATCTTCTGAATTCAAGTCTATTCCCTTTTTTAGTTTGTATAAAATTTCAGAATCTTGTCCTGTCATACTTTTTTCTAATATTTTTATAATAAGCTTTATATAAAAATTCATTTATTCTCCTTTAAAAATTGATATTTTAAAATCTTTAAAACGCAGGCAGATAATATATTGAAAAGAAATTACAAATACTTCCTCCTATTACAAAAAGATGCCATATAGCATGTCCAAATTTAATTTTTTTTATCATATATACAATAGCTCCTAGTGAATAAGTTATTCCTCCTGCAATAAGACAGTAAAGAGAAGCTGTGCTTAAACCTACTTTAATATCTTTAAAAACAAATACTACCATCCAACCCATAAAAAGATAAATTAATGTTGAAACGAGTTTAAATCGTCCTGTGAAAAATATTTTAAATATTACTCCGATGAGAGTAAGTCCCCATTGAGCAAAAAATATAATCCATTTTATTTTTCCAGTAAGAATTGTAAAAATATATGGTGTATAAGAAGCAGAAATTAAAATATATATTGCTACATGATCAAGTATTCGGAATATTTTTTTTGCTCTTCCCATTTTTAGTATA is from Fusobacterium perfoetens and encodes:
- the trhA gene encoding PAQR family membrane homeostasis protein TrhA, giving the protein MSKENYEEYLSAITHYIGAGMAISGLIALICHSVKIGEKNYIIGSIIFGTALIFLYTMSGTYHILKMGRAKKIFRILDHVAIYILISASYTPYIFTILTGKIKWIIFFAQWGLTLIGVIFKIFFTGRFKLVSTLIYLFMGWMVVFVFKDIKVGLSTASLYCLIAGGITYSLGAIVYMIKKIKFGHAIWHLFVIGGSICNFFSIYYLPAF
- a CDS encoding AMP-binding protein, translated to MKFVTDFNKEAVIYKDKKYTYKDIIKMSKYFSSLLIMKKNEDKAVIFMENRPEFICSFFGIWNSKGIPVNIDAGYTAEELEYILSDADPKYIFTSEKNLHTAEEAVKLSGKEIEIINVDVLSVPENFKVDEYVIYSPDTEDTGVLLYTSGTTGKPKGVVLTFDNLMSNVDAITEIKLATPQDRVLALLPYHHVLPLSINLLMAIHIGTLIVINDELSAQAIQNALKTYKITIVVGVPRLWEMIHKGIMGKIKANGMALKMFNICKKIKSQTLSKIIFKKVHEGLGGNIRFLVSGGAKIEPNILEDFKILGIKVLEGYGLTETSPIIAFNRPDDIHIGTVGTTIPGVSAKLADDGEIIVKGRNVMKGYYKRPDATEEVIDHKGWFHTGDLGKIEDGYISIVGRKKEMIVLSNGKNINPADIENEISKGTDLITDIAVVEHNNHLLALVYPDFEKVKERKITNITETLKWEIIDSYNVKAPAYRKILEIKIVKEELPKTKLGKLRRFMLKDIINNLDKPKAEENKKEQAIKKDDKEYSTREFQALASYMKKEHDLDITPDSHIEIDLGLDSLDVVEMNAFIEKTFDFTVNEDEAGGIKVIRDICEYIRVHSNAYHKESVNWKDIFNEKIDYQLPKSWAVGLFRILTAPIFKFYLRLTKKGLEKISNEPRIYVLNHESFADAFALGHIFSYKQAKDTYFFAIKKHFEKPIRRFFADRGNIVLVDINKNLKESLQIAAEVLKENKNLVIFPEGARTRDGEVHEFKKFFAILSKELNIPVTVIGIKGFYEAMPFGSSFPKSGNVEIEVLGDVFPEDNTMEEIVEKSKNMIIEWKKKQ